AATGCCCCACCTCAAAAGGTGCAGCAGGATTAGAGACGTTTAGTATTCGCAATCCTGAATCAGCATTGGCAATATAGGCAAAACTGTCTTGAAGAAAAATTGCATACGCTGATGTATAATTTGGCATATAGTATCGGGGGAAAGTGTCAGGGGAAGATGGATCCGTAATTTTTACGATCTGCAATATCCGACCGGAACCGAGTGAATAAGCCAAAGAATCTCGTACGACCATATCTGTGCCGATATTTAAAAGAGTACATTCACCAATAAAGTAAGGTGAAGATGGATTACTAATGTTAATAGTTCTAAATCGCAAAGGCCATCCAACGGAGAGATAAGCGATGCTATCCCTTATCCAAAGTGCTTCGAGGTCTGGATTTATTCCTGTTGTATTGTATTCTCCAACCTCATAAGGATTTGAGGGCGTAGTTATGTCCAAAATCTTCAAACCTTTGTTTGCATTGGAAACATACGCATAATTCCCTTGCACAAAGACATCCCTTGAATCATCAGCACCATAGATTGAATTTTGGGCAGTCGGATTCGTCGGGTTGTTAATGTTAATTTGTGTTAATCCCACACAGTCATTGGCAATGTAGGCATAGCCAAAGTTGTTGTTCACCCAGACCGCCTGGGCATAAACAGGTAGACTCGTATCACCGACCACAAACGGATTCGCCGAATCACCCACATCCACAATCACAAAACCAGGCAGATAAACATAAAAACCCAGTTTATAAATATTAACTCCACCCACATTCAACTGACCTTCCTGCCAGATATTCAAGGGATTGGAAATATTATAAATCCTAAACCCAGGCGTAGCATGAATCACACAATATAGATGATTGCCATCAGCAGTCAGGGTATAAACCCACAACGGCAGATAGTTTACAACCTGTGGATTTGCTGGATTTGAAACATTTATCGCTGAAAGCTTCCACCTGCCACCAGTATAAACATAATTACCAGAAATTGAAATCGTATAACTACTATCCCGGCACGCACCAACTTGATAGGGATTGTTTAAGTTTGCAATATTTACAATTCTCAAACTATCTTCTGCAACACAATAAGCAAAAGTGTCTTTAATACAAAAATCCCTTGCCGAAACATTGATTTGAGATATTTTAATTGGACTTGAAGGATTTGCCAGATTGAATACCTCAATCCCATTACCATAACTTGAAAAAAACAAAAGAGTGTCTTTTATGTAGATCTGCATTATCAAACCATTGACCGCAATCTGACTTAACCGCACAGGATTACTCGGATTTGAAATATCAAAGACTAATACTCCTGAACCAGCACCAAAACACAAAATATTTGTGCTCGCATTCCCATAAACC
The sequence above is a segment of the candidate division WOR-3 bacterium genome. Coding sequences within it:
- a CDS encoding T9SS type A sorting domain-containing protein, yielding MRRYIIFLFVIFNYLSAGTFKYEIASAASRNDNNFLCHPELVSGSNKGFVFDSLRRLPPRLRGFGNEDYFQTFIKPRQRDSLNVRCVGRWPFGPGFEVYGNASTNILCFGAGSGVLVFDISNPSNPVRLSQIAVNGLIMQIYIKDTLLFFSSYGNGIEVFNLANPSSPIKISQINVSARDFCIKDTFAYCVAEDSLRIVNIANLNNPYQVGACRDSSYTISISGNYVYTGGRWKLSAINVSNPANPQVVNYLPLWVYTLTADGNHLYCVIHATPGFRIYNISNPLNIWQEGQLNVGGVNIYKLGFYVYLPGFVIVDVGDSANPFVVGDTSLPVYAQAVWVNNNFGYAYIANDCVGLTQININNPTNPTAQNSIYGADDSRDVFVQGNYAYVSNANKGLKILDITTPSNPYEVGEYNTTGINPDLEALWIRDSIAYLSVGWPLRFRTINISNPSSPYFIGECTLLNIGTDMVVRDSLAYSLGSGRILQIVKITDPSSPDTFPRYYMPNYTSAYAIFLQDSFAYIANADSGLRILNVSNPAAPFEVGHFDNPPGGYATGIFVKDTLAYFGTLNGGLRILNVKIPSAPQEIGMHPNPALDVVVKDTIAYVTSRLRRVNVIKVVDPTNPVIVGYYDHCDDVRRLFLDSSLIYVACYESGMLILEWLGVGIIEHDIGTSVSRTTEFDIYPNPVRDFILLRFALLCPEVYEISVYDIQGRRLLCLDKGLYAKRDTCKYNLRDLQGGVYFALLKTVDMALVKKFVVVR